The Chrysiogenes arsenatis DSM 11915 genome includes the window CGCGTCAGGAAAGATACAAAAAATGATGGAACCTGCTCTTCATGCCGTACTGGATGCGTAATTGCGAAAGCTGGCGAAGAGGGCTTTGTCCGTCGTGTTGGTGAATTTATGGGAGACGCCGTGGTAGAGGTACATTTCTTTGTCAATAATCGCTTAGTTGGCTTCCGCGAAAAAGAGCTTGAGCTTGTGGAAGACTTTAACCCCGATACGGGCGAGTGGGTGCCGGTGCCTTGCGCGGCCGCGCAAGGTTAACGGGGTCTGTCAATAATTTTGTGTAAGTAGCGGAAGACATCAATTTTGCATTGGCACCCTCCCCTCAAAGAAAATACAGAACTGATTAAGAGCCGCTTTCCAGTCTCTGATCGGCATTGTCCACTTCTTTGAAATATTGCGTAACGCCATATAAAAGAGCTTGAATATTGCTTCGTCGTCGGGAAATGCTCCACGGTTCTTGGTTACCTTGCGCAGCGAGTGGTTTAATGATTCAATGG containing:
- a CDS encoding nitrogen fixation protein NifZ, with amino-acid sequence MFIRNQKVRVRKDTKNDGTCSSCRTGCVIAKAGEEGFVRRVGEFMGDAVVEVHFFVNNRLVGFREKELELVEDFNPDTGEWVPVPCAAAQG